The following DNA comes from Streptomyces globosus.
CTCCAGCTTCTGGTAGATCCTCGTCAGCCGCGCCTCGACGGTCTTGACGCTGACGAACAGGCGGGCCGCGGCCTCCTGGTTGCTCGCCCCCTGCGCCACCAGCAGCGCGAGCCGGGCCTCGGCCTCCGTCAGCGCGGCCAGCGCCACGGCCGGCCCCGCCTCGGCCGGCACCGGTTCCGGCCCCTCGGCCGCCAACTGCGCCCACGGCCGCGCACCCGCCTGCTCGAAGACCGCCGCCGCCGCCCGCAGCGCGGCCCGCGCCGGAGCCTTCCGGCGCCGCCGCCGCTCCGCCCGGGCCAGCGCGAGCAGCGTCCGGCCGCGCTCCACCGGGAGCTGGAACGCCTGGAATCCGGCCGCCGTCCGCGTCAGCAGCTCCACGGCCGCATCGGCCTCGCCCAGCACGGACAGGGCCGAACCGCGCGCCCGGTCCAGCGCCGCGACGACCGTCCCCCGCCCCAGCGACCGGGCGACCGCGCCGACCTCGTCGATCAGCTCCACCGCCTCCGCGGGCGCGTCCGCGGCGACGAGCGCCTCCGCGAGCTCCCCGTGCCAGCGCAGGATCGAGGGGTCGACCACCTGCTGGGCCGCCTCCAGGCCGGCGACCCGGCGCAGCGTCGCCACCGCCTTCGCCGCCTCGCCCGTCGCCAGTTCGACGAGGCCGAGCGCGTACAGGCTCCGCGACAGGAAGACCTGGTCGCGCTCCTCCTCCGAGGCCTGGATGCCGCGGCGCGCGTACCCGGCGGCGCGGGCGAAGCTCCCGCCCGTCACCTCCGCCATCGCGGCGACGTACCAGGCGGGCCCGGGTGAGAGGCCTGCCTCGATGGTCAGCTCCAGGGCCCGGCGGGCGTGGTCGGAGGCGGTCGAGCACCGGCCGCGCCGCAGCTCCACCTCGGTCAGGCTGCGCAGCACCTCGAAGACGTCCTCGGCGGAGCCGGTGCGGCGGACCGCGGGCAGCAGCGCGAGGAGTTCGCGGCGCGCGTCGGCGAGCCGGTCGTCGAACAGGGCGTGCCGGACCGCCAGGTACTGCGGGGCGTTGCGCATGCCGAGGGGGACCTCGGGGGCGGGCAGGGCGAGCGCCTCGGCGAGGATCTCCTCGGCGTCCGGGTCGCCGAGGATGCGGCCCATGCGGGCCCGGACGGTGAGCGCCATGGCCTCGGCGACCTGGTCCCCGCCGATGGCGGCGAGCCGGCCGGCCTCGGCGGCCTCGTCGCGGGCGCGGACGGGGTCGCCGTCGCTGAGGTTGTGCTTCCAGGCGACGCGCAGGCGGACCGCGGCCTGGAGGGCGGGGTCGCCCTCGGCGTCGTCCATGGCGTGTGCGAAGGTCTCGTCGAGGGTGCCGAGGGCCTGCCCGGCGGCGTCGATGACGGCGAGGCGGGCCCGGACCCGGTCGGAGCGTGAGGCGTCGCGGGCGAGGACGGCCCGGGTGGCACGGCGGGCGAGGTCGGCCCGGCCGGCCCAGCCGGCGTCCTCGGCGGCGGCGACGAGCCGGGCCAGTTCGTCGCCGGGCCGGTCGCCCGGGGTGCGTTCGGCGGCGAGCAGCCCGAGTTCGGCGGCCAGTGCGCGCTGTCCGCGGCGGCGGCAGTCCGCGGCGGCCCGGGTGATCTCGGCGGCGAGCCATTCGTCGGGGGTGTCCACGGCGAGGGCCCGGTGGCGTACGGCCTGGACGGGGTCGTCGACGGCGGCGGCGAGCGCGGCGTGCCCGGCGGCCCGCTCGGGCCAGCCCGCGTCGGCGGCCAGCGCCATGGGGAGGGCACCGGCGGTGAAGGCGACCGTGCCGTCCTCGCCGACGGTGACCAGTGCGGCCCGTTCGGCCTCGGCGAGTTCGGCTTCTGCGTCGGGGCGGCCGGCGCGGCGCAGCAGGGCGGTGGTCGGCCGGGCCGCGAGGGCGGCGAGGAGCAGGGTGCGCCGGGTCCGGGCGGGGGCCTCGGCGAGGAGGCGCCGGGCGACCTCGCGGGCCTGGCCGGACAGGGGCAGGGTGTCGGCGTGGTGGGCGGCGCCGTCGCGGGAGCCGGCGGCTTCGGCGAGGGAGTGGCCGAGGGCGAGGGCAAGGCGCGGGTTGCCGCCGCTGGCCTGGTGGACCCGGCCGGCGAGGCGGGCGGGCAGGCCGTGCCGGACGAGGAGTTCGGCCACCTCGTCGGCGCCGAGCGGCGGGATGCGTATCGCCGGGGTGCCGGGGCCGCACAGGGGCGCGGCGACGGGTACGCCGCCCTGGACGCATTCGGCGACGAGGACGCGGACCCGGGGCGGCGTCAGCCGGAGGGCGAACCGGAGCAGATCGGTGCTTTCCGGATCCAGCCATTGGGCGTTGTCGACGACGAGGAGGACAGGGCTGCGTGCGGCCAGCGTGCGGAGCACCTCGACGACGGCGAGGCGCAGGGCGACGTGGTCGCGGCCGGCGCGCGGGGTGTCGGTCTCGCGGCGCAGGTGGGCGATGGCGGTGCGCTGCGGCCCGGAGAGGGTTTCGAGCGCGGCGCAGGGGACCGAGGCGAGCAGCGCGGCGGCCGACGCCTCGGGGATCCACCGGTCGGCGGCTTCGGGGGCGAGGCGGAGCACGGTGTCCTGCCTGGCCTCGGCCGCTGCCGCGATGGCGCCGGCGAGTTCGGTCTTGCCCGCGCCGGCGGGTGCGGTGAGCAGGGCGCGCCCGTGCTCGGCGAGCGCCTGCTCGACCGCCTTGATCAGTTCACCGTGTCCTACGGTCGCGTTGGCGCGCCCCGCTGCCACGCACAGCCACCAGCCTCTCGGTCCCCACTCTGTGCCTTTCCTGTGAGGAGCGAGAATACGAGGTCGCGGGCCGGGTGGAGGCGAAGTGTGACGCACAATTCAGTCACGGCCCGGAAAGCCTCGCGGGCCTGCCGGTACGAGGGTATCGGCAGGCCCGCGGGTGTCATCGGGTGGTGCGTGCGCCGGCCGCCGGGGCGGCCGGGCGGGGGTGCGTCAGAAGGCGAGGTTCCAGGCGTCGAGGTAGCCGGTGTCGCCGCCGGCGTTGTCGTTGACCCGGAGCTTCCAGGTGCCGTTGGCGACCTCGGAGGAGGCGTTCACGGTGTAGGTCTGGTTGATGTTGTCGGCGCTGCCGCCGGCGCGGTTGTGCAGGGTGTAGACCGAGCCGTCCGGGGCCACCAGGTCGACCTTCAGGTCGCCGATGTAGGTGTGCTTGATGTCGACGCCCACCTTGAGGGTGGCCGGGGCGTTGCCCGCGACACCGGTGACGGTGATCGGGCTCTCGGCGGTCGAGTTGTCGAAGATGTTCACGTTCATGGTGTTCTCGAAGCCCGGGGCGGGGGTGGTCGAGGTCACCGCGTTGAGCGTGGCGGCCGCGTCGGCGAGGCCGGTGCCGCAGCCGCCGGTGCAGGTGCCGGCGAGCGGGCGGGTGTTGGTCTTGATGGCCGCCTCGATCTGGGCCGGGGTCAGCGAGGGCTTGGCGGCGACCATGAGCGCGGCGAGGCCGGCGACGTGCGGGGCGGCCATGCTGGTGCCCTGGTACGGCTTGTAGTTCTCCGAGCCGGGGGTGGTGAGGCCGGTGTTCAGCGTGGAGAGGATGGCGTTCTCGGGGGTGGTGACGGTGCCGGGCGTGTCGGTGGCGCGGCGGGTCTCACCGCCCGGGGCGGCGACGTCGATGCTGGCGCCGTAGTTGGAGTAGTACGAGCGGTCGCCGGCGCGGTTGCTGGCGGCGACGGTGATGACGTTGCTGCAGCTGGCCGGGGTGAAGCCGGCGGCGTCGGTGTTGCTGTTGCCGGCGGCCACGACGACGGTGGTGCCGCGGGCGACGGCCGCGTTGATGGCGTTCTGGTAGCTGGTGGAGCAGGTGCCGGAGCCGCCGAGGCTCATGTTGATGACCTTGGCGGGGTTGGCGTTGGCCGGGACGCCCGCGACGGTGCCGCCGGAGGCCCAGGTGATGGCGTCGACGATGTCGGAGGTGGCGCCGCCGCACTTGCCGAGGACGCGGACGGGCTGGATCTTCGCGTTGTACGCGACGCCCGCGATGCCCTTGGCGTTGTTGGCGGCCGCGCCGATGGTGCCGGCGACGTGGGTGCCGTGCCAGGAGGAGTCGCTCGCCCTGGAGCCGGTGCCGCACTCGCCGGCCGCGTTCCAGTCGCCCTGGTCCGCCGGGTTGCTGTCGCGGCCGTTGCCGTCGCGGGCGGCGGCGGAGCTGCTGATGAAGTCGTAGCCGGGGACGATGTTCGCGGCGAGGTCGGAGTGGGCGACGTAGCCGGTGTCGAGGACGGCGACGGTGACGCCGGTGCCGGTGGCCTTGTCCCAGGCTGCCGGAACGTTCATGCCGGCGGTGGGCTCGAAGAGGTCCCACTGCTTGGCGTACTCGGTGTCGTTCGGGGCGGCCATCGCGTAGGCACGGGTGTCCGGCTCGACGTAGGCGACGTCGGGGTCGGAGCGGAACTGGGCCATCAGGTCGGCCGCGTCCTTGGGGGCGGTGGCCCCGCCGAGGCTGACGAGGGCGGCACCGGTGCCGAGGCGGCGGTCGAAGGCGGCCTTCTTGCCGGCCTTCTTGCCCTTCGCGGCGGCGTCGGTCGCGGCGGCGCTGTTGGAACTGGCCTCGGCGGCAGTCGACTTGTAGCCGACGATCAGGTTCTCGACCGGGGCGGCGGCCGGGGCCGCGGGGGCGCCGGGGGCCGGGATGGTCGAGGCGGCGGCCCGGCCGGCCGGGGCGGCCTCGGCGCCGGGCAGAGCCACGGAGGCGGTGGCGGAGCCGGCCAGCAGGGTGACGGACATCGCCGCCACGGATATCAGCCTGCGTCGCGTTGCGTGCACGGTCTTCCCTTTCGCGGGCCGGTCCCGGGCAGGCCGGAGCGACCCCGGTTGGGGCGGTGTGGGAGGTGGGGTGACGATCTTACGGGGCCGGGCGGGCTGGTCAGTTCCGGCCCGGCCACCGCGGGATCGCCGCGCCGTCCCTGCCGCTTCGGCGGGGCTGGGACGGCGTCGGTGCTGGGCGGTCGTCCGGCTCGCGGCTTCGCACCATGTGGGGTTGGGACGGGGGCCGCGGGCGGGGGAAGATCGCCGGTGGCCAGACAGTAGGCAACGCGCAGGTGAACTCGATACGGGGAAAACCCTTGTCCGCCCCCTGCCGACCCCCGAGCTGCCCTCCCGGGACCGCAGGCCACCTGCCGGAACCCCCGCCGAGCTGGGGCTTTGCCGCGCGGGCCCTATCCCGTGGTGCCGAGGCGGCGGAAGTGGGTCCAGCTCGTCTCGTTGGGCTCGGACCACTTCTCCGGGGCGTGCGCGAACTCGGGATGCCGGTCGGCGATGAACCGCCGGGTGCGCTCCGGGACCTCCGCGTACGAGCCGAGCTTGCGGCCGCGGCAGTGGAAGGTGAGCCCGCCGGGGCGCTGGCCCTGCTCCATCCACGGCAGCCAGGGCGACATCCGCGTCCAGGACATCGTGCACGGCACGCCGGGCTCCCCGGTGTCCAGCACCGAGGCGGGGGCGAAGAACTGGAAGAGCTCCAGGGCCCGGTAGGTGTCCCCCGCGGAGTGCAGGGGGTAGTCGGCGACGGGCAGCGGCGAGGGGTAGGAGAGGGGGATCTCCAGGCTGAAGCAGACCTGGTCGCCGAGCCGGGTCAGCGGGACGGGGAACGGGCGCAGGGCCAGGTTGGCCGGGTCGTTCCAGACGTGGACGACCCGCCTGCCCTCCCAGGTGTCGAGGATGTCCCGGGTCCGCGGGTCCAGGTAGAAGGCGGCCTCGCGGGCCAGGAGGCGGTAGCCGCCGCTCTCCTCGTCCGCCACGAGGCGGGCGGCGTTGACGCCTTCGAAGCCGAACAGGCGGCGGTAGGGCTCGTCCGGGGCCCAGGAGTGGACGTCGCCGGACCACCAGAAGACCGTTTCGGCGCCGTCGAGGGAGGCGCGGGCGCGGGCGAAGGCGCGCAGGAGCTCGGCGGGGGCCGGGCCGGGTGCGGTTGTCATGCCGGGTACTGTGCTCGGCCGCGCGCAGCCGGGCAAGGCGCCCTCGGGCCGGTTGTGGCGGGCCGGCGGCCGGGATGCGGACTGCGGGTTGACGCGGGGGCGGTCAGCGGCGACGGTGATCCGCATGGTGAGGGGAAGCGGGCGCCGCAGGCGCCGCGGACGCCGTCCGCTCGCGCTGCTCGCGCCGGTGCTGTGCCTGGCGTTGGGGGCGGGGCTGGCCGCGGCCCTGCCGGACGGCGCCCGGCCGGACCGCGCAGGACCGCGCGCCTCCGGACTGCCCGCGCCCGGGCCGGCCACGGCGGAGCCGAGCGCGGATCCGCCCGTACCGGCGGATCCGCCGCCCGCCGGGCCGCAGGCCTCGTCCGGCTCCGTGTCCGTGGACTGCGGGCGGGGAGAGGAGGGCCACCACAACGAGGACAACGTAGTGCTCTCCCCCGGACTCCGCGCCGGCGCCCACCACACCCACGCGTACGTGGGCAACCTGTCGACGGACGCGGCCTCGACGGACGCCTCGCTGGCCGCAGCTGCGACCAGCTGCCGCGGCGGCGACCGCTCCGCGTACTTCTGGCCCGTCCTGCGCCGCACCGACCGGCTGGGGACCCGCCCGCACGAGCGCGCCGCCGGGCACGGCAACACGGGACGCATCCTGCCCGAGGCCGCCGTCACGGTGGAGTACCGCGGCAGCCCGGTGAGCCGGGTCGTGCCGATGCCCCGCTTCCTGCGGGCCGTCACCGGCGACGCGGCGGCGGGCACCGCCCGCGACAAGGGGGGCGTACGGGCCCGCTGGGGCTGTTCCGGTACGCCGGACCGGTCCACCACCCGCTACCCGCGCTGCCCGGCCGGCGAGCGCGTCACCCGTACGCTCGTCTTCCCGAGCTGCTGGAACGGCCTGGACACCGACAGCCCCGACCACCGCGCCCACCTGCGGTTCCCCGCCGCGAACGGCGTCTGCCCGGCGGACTCCTTCCCGGTCCCGCAGCTGCGGATCGGGCTGGAGTACGAGGTGGAGCCGGGGGTCCCGGTCGCCGTCGACTCCTTCCCCGAGCAGCGGCACGATCCGCGGACCGACCACGCCATGTTCGTCAACGCCATGACGGACGAGCAGATGGCGGCGGTCGCCGACTGCCTCAACAGGGGTGCGCGCTGCCGCCTCTGACCCCCCGTCCGCCGCCCGCCTGGACGATGTGACGCAGCTCACTTGAACCGGCGGCTCCGGAACAGCGTGTTCTGACCGCACGGCAGGGCAAGCGAGGACGAGAGGGCGATATGGCCGGACCACTGTGGCCCCGTACCCGGCGGGGCGCGACCGACGAGGCGCTGATCAGGTCGGTCTACGAGGAGCACGGACACGCCCTGCTCGCGTACGCCACCCGGCTGACCGGGGACCGGGCCACCGCCGAGGACGTCGTCCAGGAGACGCTGATCCGGGCCTGGCGGCACGCCGAGGTCCTGGTGAACGGGAAGGGCTCGGTGCGCGGATGGCTGCTCACCGTGGCCCGGAACATCATCACCGACCGGTACCGGGCCAAGGCCGCCCGTCCGCAGGAGGTGTCCGGGGCGGCGGCCGCTCCCCCGGTGGAGGTCGACCACGCCGACTCCGTCGTGGACACGATGACCGTCCTGGGGGCGCTCGACCAGCTGTCGCCGGAACACCGGGACGTGCTGAAGGAGTTGTACTACCGGCAGCTGAGCGTGGCGGAGGCGGCGGACAGCCTCGGCATCCCGGCCGGTACGGTCAAGTCGCGCTCGCACTACGCGCTCAAGGCCCTGCGCGAGGTGTTCCGGCAGAACGGCGGCGCCGCCAAGGGCCGTCGACATCGGTCGGGCAGGCCGCCCCAGCAGCCCGCCGGACTGCGGGAGGTGGTGGCATGAACCGGCAGCGGCACGAGCACGAGGAGGAGCTCCTCGGCCCGTACGTTCTGGGGGTCCTGGACGCGGAGGACGTCCGCCGGGTCGAGGAACACGTCGGCGGCTGCCTGCGGTGCCGCGAGGAGGTGGCCGCGTTGCGCGAGATGGAAGCGGCGCTGGGCGAGGTGCCCGCGGAGGCGTTCCTCGACGGGCCGCCGGCCGGCGGCGACCTGCTGCTCCAGCGCACGCTGCGGCGGGTGCGCGGCGAGGCCGCCGCGGCCCGGCGCAGGCGGTGGGGGCTGGCGGGCCTTGCGGCCGCGGCCTCGCTGGCGGCGGTGTTCTGGACCGGCGCCCGGATGGGCGGCGGCGAGCCCGTCGCGGCGCCGCCGCCGGACCCGTCCCCGGCGGTGACGGCGGCCCCGTCGCCGCCGCCGGCCGGGACCAGGGTGGCCTCCGCGACCGACCCGGGCACCGGGGCGCGGATGACGGTGAAGGTCACCCCGGCCGCCAGGTGGGTGCGTGTCCACGCGGCCGTGACGGGCGTCCCGGCGGGCGAGCGGTGCCGGCTGGTCGTGGTCGCGCGCGACGGCAAGCGCAGCACCGCCGGCAGCTGGGTCGTCGGCGGGCAGGCGCAGGCGGGCAGCCAGGGCGGGGCGGCCGGCGGCGAGGCGAAGGGCGCCGCCCTGGACGGCTCGGCCTGGGTCGACCCGGCGGACGTCCGCGAGGTCCTCGTGGAGAACGAGTCCGGGAAGACGTTCGTCTCGGTGCCGGTCCCCGCGGCCGTCTGACCGCGCCCGCCGGTCCTGCGGGGCCCGGCCGCCGACTCCCCCGGCGGCCGGGCCCCGTACGGCGTTCCCGGGGGCCGGCGGAACCGGGCGGGTGCGGTGCTGCGTGTGAACCCGTGGCGCCCCGTCCGCCGCGGGCGCCCCCGGTGCAGGCCGGGACGGAGGCCGGTGCGCCCCCGCGCCGCGGACCGGACTGATCATCACATTGCGGTTCATGACATCCTGTGACATCACAATTCGCCGGACGTAGTCGGCGGACATCCGGCGATGATGGGGTGGGGAATGTCCAGGTCCATGAGGCTGTGCTTCCTGGTGGAGGAGCACTACCGCCGCGACGGGATGCCCAACGAGGTGATCGGGCAGCTCACCGCGTGGGGACACCGCGTCGACGTGGTGCGCCCCGGCGGCTCGCTGCTGGACATGACCGGAGGCGTCGGCTCCGGCGCACACGACGCCTGGGTCCTCAAGACGGTGTCGGGCGGCCCCGGGCTCGTCCTGCTGGAGGCGGCGGCCGCCGCCGGGATGACCACCGTCAACGACGCCCGATCCATCCGCGGCGTCCGGGACAAGGCGCTCGCCGCCGCCCTCGGGCGGGCCGCCGGCCTCCCCGTGCCGGCCACGTACGCGGCCGCCCGGCCGGAGCTGCTGCGGGAGGTGCCCGCGGCCCGGTACCCGCTCGTCGTCAAGCCCGCCGACGGCAGCTCCGGCCGCGGCGTGCGCCTCGTGTCCTCCCCGGAGCGGCTGGAGGCGCTGCTCCCCGAACTCGCCGCCGAGGGCGGCATGCTGATCGCCCAGCCGTACGTGCCGAACTCGGGCAGCGACATCAAGGTGTACGCCGTCGGCGGCGAACTGTTCGCGACGGAGCGCCGCTCGCCGCTCCACCCGGACCCGGCCGTGCGGGAGCGCCCCGTGCCGCTCTCCGCGGAGGTCGCGGCGATCGCCGCGCGGGTGGGGGCGGTGTACGGGCTGGACCTGTACGGGGTCGACGTGCTGCTCGGGCCCGACGGCCCGGCGGTGGTCGACGTCAACGACTTCCCGAGCTTCCGTCAGGTCCCCGACGCGGCCGCGCGCGTCGCCCGCGCCGTCCTCGGCCTGGCACGCCGCGGCGGCGGGGGCCCTGCCGGGCCGCCCCCGCCGGCGCTCGCGCGGACGGTGCCCGCTGTGGCGGGCGCAGGAGCGGGCCCGCCGGCGGGCGCCGGAGCGCCCGCGCTGGCCCTGCCGGCCCCCCGGACGGGCGAGGCCGCACGGTGAGGGTCTGCCTGATCACCCCCGAGCCGGGACACCCGCTGCTCGCCGCCGCAACCGGCCTGCTGCGCGCCGCCGGACACCGCGTCGACGCCCTGGATCCGGCCGCGGAGCACCCCGCCGGGGCGCCGGCGGACGTGTACCTGCTGAAGGCGCGGACCCCGCGGGCCCTGGCGCTGGCCCGGGAGCTGGAGGGGCGCGGCGCCGTCGTCGTGAACTCGGCCGCGGCGACCGCACTCTGCCAGGACCGTACGGAGATGGCCGCGCTGGCCCTCGCGGCAGGCCTGCCGTTCGCGGGGACCCGCACGCACGCCTCGCTGGCGGCCTGGGCGGCGCAGGAACCGGCTCCGGGCGACGGCCGGCTGCTGGACCCGCCGGTGGTGGTCAAGAGCCGCCACAGCCGCCGCCACGACCTCGTCGCCCGCGTCGACGACCGCGCGCAGCTGCGGGAACTCGCCGCGCAGTGGCCCCGGGAGCCCGTCGTCGTACAGGACTTCGCCCCGAACAGCGGCTGGGACCACAAACTGTGGGTGATCGGCGGCCGGGTCTTCGCCGCGCTGCGCCGCTCCGAGCTGGCCCCGGAGGGCCGCGGACCGGCCCGGCCGCAGTCCCCGGCCGGCCTGCCCGACGGCTGGGCGGAGCTCGTCCTGCAAACCGGCGAGGTGTTCTCGCTGGACGTGTACGGAGTCGACGTCGTCGACACCGGCGGCGGCACCCCGCTCATCGTGGACGTCAACGCCTTCCCAGGCGTCCGCGGCCAGGACGGGGCGCCGCAGGCCCTGGCCGCCCTCGCCCTCGCCCGGGCCCGCGCCGGGCGGCGCCGCGGCTGAGACCCGGCGGGGGGATTGCGCGGCCGGGCGCGTGTCGGCGGGCCGGGCCCGCCCGGGGCGGCGTGAGGATCGGCGGATGGGCGTCCTGCTGCCGGTCCTCTTCGCGCTGTTCGCGGCGCTCAGCAACGCGCTGGCCACCGTGCTCCAGCGGCGGGCCGCCCTGACCGTGCCGCAGAGCCGGGGGTTCCGGCCGGGGCTGGTCCTGGACCTGCTGCGGCGGCCCGTGTGGGTCGCCGGGATCCTCGCGGTGGTCCTGGCCGGGGCGGGCCAGGCCGCGGCGCTGGCCACCGGCGCGCTGGTGCTCGTACAGCCGCTGTTCGTGCTGGAGCTGCCGCTCGCGCTGCTGATCGCCTCGCTGCTGGTCCGGCAGCGCCTGCCCGCTGCGGTGTGGGGGGCCGTCGCAGCGGTCGTCGGGGGGCTGGGCCTCGCGCTGGCCGCGGCCGCACCGTCGGAGAACCGTACGCACGTCCCGCTCGACCGGTGGCTGCCCGCCCTCGCCGGATGCGCGGCGGCCGCGCTGCTGCTGGCGCTCGCCGGACTGCGCAGGCCGCCGGGGCGGGCCCGGGCCGGCTGCCTGGGCGCCGCCACCGCCGTCTGCTACGCCCTCACGGCCGCCCTGATGAAGGACTCGGTGCCGCTGCTCGCCGAGGGCGGCGCGGCGGCCTTCCTGACGGCCTGGCAGACGTACGGCTTCGCCCTCAGCGGCCTCTGCGCGCTGCTGCTGCTCGAACACGCCATGCAGGGCGGCCCGCTGGTGGCCTCGCAGCCGGCGCTGACGCTGGGCGACGCGACGGTCAGCATCGTGCTGGGCGTCGCCCTGTACGACGAGCACCTGCGGACGGGCTGGTGGGTCCTGCCGCAGCTGGCCGGCGTCGCGCTGGTCTGCGCGGGCATCGTGGCCCTGGCCCGCGCCGAGACGGCGGAGGGCGCTCCCCCGACGGCCTGATGCCCGCGGCGTCCCTGGGCTACGATCACGTCGCAATCCGTTCGAACGAACCCCAGAGGTGGCCGGTGGCGCCGAACTCCCGCACCCAGGCGGCGGCAAGAGCGGCGGCCGCCGTCCTGGCAGCCGTCCTCCTGGCCGCGGCCTGCTCCGCCGACCCGGCGGACCCGGCCGCCCCGGCGGATCCCGCCGCCCCGGCCACCACGCCGCCGGCATCGCCGTCCCCGGCCCCGCCCCGGCCGACACCGCCGCCCGCAGAGCCGGCCACGACGGTCCCCGCGACCCCGGCTACCGCGGAGCCGTCCGCCCCGCCGAGGCCGGAGCGGCCCTCCACCCCGCCGCTGCCGACGCTGCCCGAGAGCCCCCCGCCCTTCAAGCCGGGCGGCACGTACTCCCTCCCGCCGCAGCCCCGCTAGAGCACGGCCCGGGCACCTACACGGGGGGCGCGGTTCGGGCGTTGCGGCGGCGGAGCCAGGCCGCCGCGGCTGCCGCGGTGGCCGCCAGGGCGGCGCCGAGGGCCGGCAGCCAGGCCGGGACGCCGCCGATCTCCAGGATCCGGTCGCGGTACACCACCCGGCGGTACGGGGTGTCGGCGGCGGTGGCGCGCAGTTCGTGGTCGCCGTCGATCCGGGCCGGATGGGGAAACCGCTGCTCGATCGCCGTCAGGAACGCCTCCCTGCCGTCCGTGAGGGAGGCGAGCGGCTGCTGCGGGGTGATCCGCCCGGCGAAGGTGACCTCCGGTTCGGCCCCGCCGATCGCCGACGCCGGTTCCATCCGGTGGTCCGCGAGGACGTACAGGCCCAGCGACTGCGGCGTCCTGGCCATCCGCGACAGCCGCATCGGGTAGACGAGGCGGTCGCTGTCGAAGCGGATCCGCAGCGGGTCGAGGTCGCCGCGGAGGGGCCTGCCCTCGTCCTGCGGGGCGAGCCGTACGGCGACGTACTCCCAGCCCTGGTCGACGTACGGCTTCACCTCGGTGGTGAGCGTGTCGGGCAGGGAGAAGCCGTTGGCCTCCAGCCAGCCGCGCAGGGCGGCGGGGTCGGTGGCGGTCAGCCGGGCCACGTCGAAGGCGCCGAGGCGTTCGCGGCCGACGACGCCGACCGCCGGCGCGCCGGCTCCCGGCGCGGCGCCGGCGGCGGCGCCGTCCACGGAGTCGAACGGCCAGTCCCCGCTGCGCGGCAGGAAGTAGTGCCGGGTGCGGCGCTCGGGCGCGGTCAGCCGGGAGAGCTGCGTGAAGACCTCGGCGTCCGCGAGGTCGACCGACGCCCGTGTCGGCACCGGCATGATCCAGGCGGCGCGGCGCGCGTCCCCGCCGACGGTGAACCGCATCACGATCTGCTCGGTGCGGCCGTCCCAGCGGACCACGGACGTCTCGCGCTCGACGCCGAGGCTGGCGCCGCCGGCCGGGATCATCGCCCCGCAGCCGCACGCGTAAGCGGGGCTGATCAGCGAGGCCGCCTGGGTGGCGAGCAGGGCCAGGAGCAGGGCCGGTATCCGGCGGCTTTTCATCCACACGGGGTCTCAGACGACGGCCCCGGGGCTCCGGTTCCGGCCGCCGGCCGGGAC
Coding sequences within:
- a CDS encoding helix-turn-helix transcriptional regulator, with the protein product MAAGRANATVGHGELIKAVEQALAEHGRALLTAPAGAGKTELAGAIAAAAEARQDTVLRLAPEAADRWIPEASAAALLASVPCAALETLSGPQRTAIAHLRRETDTPRAGRDHVALRLAVVEVLRTLAARSPVLLVVDNAQWLDPESTDLLRFALRLTPPRVRVLVAECVQGGVPVAAPLCGPGTPAIRIPPLGADEVAELLVRHGLPARLAGRVHQASGGNPRLALALGHSLAEAAGSRDGAAHHADTLPLSGQAREVARRLLAEAPARTRRTLLLAALAARPTTALLRRAGRPDAEAELAEAERAALVTVGEDGTVAFTAGALPMALAADAGWPERAAGHAALAAAVDDPVQAVRHRALAVDTPDEWLAAEITRAAADCRRRGQRALAAELGLLAAERTPGDRPGDELARLVAAAEDAGWAGRADLARRATRAVLARDASRSDRVRARLAVIDAAGQALGTLDETFAHAMDDAEGDPALQAAVRLRVAWKHNLSDGDPVRARDEAAEAGRLAAIGGDQVAEAMALTVRARMGRILGDPDAEEILAEALALPAPEVPLGMRNAPQYLAVRHALFDDRLADARRELLALLPAVRRTGSAEDVFEVLRSLTEVELRRGRCSTASDHARRALELTIEAGLSPGPAWYVAAMAEVTGGSFARAAGYARRGIQASEEERDQVFLSRSLYALGLVELATGEAAKAVATLRRVAGLEAAQQVVDPSILRWHGELAEALVAADAPAEAVELIDEVGAVARSLGRGTVVAALDRARGSALSVLGEADAAVELLTRTAAGFQAFQLPVERGRTLLALARAERRRRRKAPARAALRAAAAVFEQAGARPWAQLAAEGPEPVPAEAGPAVALAALTEAEARLALLVAQGASNQEAAARLFVSVKTVEARLTRIYQKLEVRSRAQLATALRAP
- a CDS encoding S8 family peptidase; this translates as MSVTLLAGSATASVALPGAEAAPAGRAAASTIPAPGAPAAPAAAPVENLIVGYKSTAAEASSNSAAATDAAAKGKKAGKKAAFDRRLGTGAALVSLGGATAPKDAADLMAQFRSDPDVAYVEPDTRAYAMAAPNDTEYAKQWDLFEPTAGMNVPAAWDKATGTGVTVAVLDTGYVAHSDLAANIVPGYDFISSSAAARDGNGRDSNPADQGDWNAAGECGTGSRASDSSWHGTHVAGTIGAAANNAKGIAGVAYNAKIQPVRVLGKCGGATSDIVDAITWASGGTVAGVPANANPAKVINMSLGGSGTCSTSYQNAINAAVARGTTVVVAAGNSNTDAAGFTPASCSNVITVAASNRAGDRSYYSNYGASIDVAAPGGETRRATDTPGTVTTPENAILSTLNTGLTTPGSENYKPYQGTSMAAPHVAGLAALMVAAKPSLTPAQIEAAIKTNTRPLAGTCTGGCGTGLADAAATLNAVTSTTPAPGFENTMNVNIFDNSTAESPITVTGVAGNAPATLKVGVDIKHTYIGDLKVDLVAPDGSVYTLHNRAGGSADNINQTYTVNASSEVANGTWKLRVNDNAGGDTGYLDAWNLAF
- a CDS encoding DUF1838 family protein, with translation MTTAPGPAPAELLRAFARARASLDGAETVFWWSGDVHSWAPDEPYRRLFGFEGVNAARLVADEESGGYRLLAREAAFYLDPRTRDILDTWEGRRVVHVWNDPANLALRPFPVPLTRLGDQVCFSLEIPLSYPSPLPVADYPLHSAGDTYRALELFQFFAPASVLDTGEPGVPCTMSWTRMSPWLPWMEQGQRPGGLTFHCRGRKLGSYAEVPERTRRFIADRHPEFAHAPEKWSEPNETSWTHFRRLGTTG
- a CDS encoding DUF1996 domain-containing protein, whose translation is MVRGSGRRRRRGRRPLALLAPVLCLALGAGLAAALPDGARPDRAGPRASGLPAPGPATAEPSADPPVPADPPPAGPQASSGSVSVDCGRGEEGHHNEDNVVLSPGLRAGAHHTHAYVGNLSTDAASTDASLAAAATSCRGGDRSAYFWPVLRRTDRLGTRPHERAAGHGNTGRILPEAAVTVEYRGSPVSRVVPMPRFLRAVTGDAAAGTARDKGGVRARWGCSGTPDRSTTRYPRCPAGERVTRTLVFPSCWNGLDTDSPDHRAHLRFPAANGVCPADSFPVPQLRIGLEYEVEPGVPVAVDSFPEQRHDPRTDHAMFVNAMTDEQMAAVADCLNRGARCRL
- a CDS encoding sigma-70 family RNA polymerase sigma factor; translation: MAGPLWPRTRRGATDEALIRSVYEEHGHALLAYATRLTGDRATAEDVVQETLIRAWRHAEVLVNGKGSVRGWLLTVARNIITDRYRAKAARPQEVSGAAAAPPVEVDHADSVVDTMTVLGALDQLSPEHRDVLKELYYRQLSVAEAADSLGIPAGTVKSRSHYALKALREVFRQNGGAAKGRRHRSGRPPQQPAGLREVVA
- a CDS encoding anti-sigma factor family protein yields the protein MNRQRHEHEEELLGPYVLGVLDAEDVRRVEEHVGGCLRCREEVAALREMEAALGEVPAEAFLDGPPAGGDLLLQRTLRRVRGEAAAARRRRWGLAGLAAAASLAAVFWTGARMGGGEPVAAPPPDPSPAVTAAPSPPPAGTRVASATDPGTGARMTVKVTPAARWVRVHAAVTGVPAGERCRLVVVARDGKRSTAGSWVVGGQAQAGSQGGAAGGEAKGAALDGSAWVDPADVREVLVENESGKTFVSVPVPAAV